One Acetobacter ghanensis DNA window includes the following coding sequences:
- a CDS encoding acyl-CoA dehydrogenase family protein: MTEAPAINLDVPEELVRRFASRAAESDRLGEINFDNLSDLHKAGYLGLTLPPNRGGQGITLRQITQIVSQVAKGDPSTALILAMQYLQTVAILLSETWPDNVRDEVLDSVIRSGALVNALRVEPELGTPARGGIPATRVRRQGDRYVLSGRKIFSTGSSALHWGVVWGATEEETPRVGQILVPLSLPGIRIKKSWHHMGMRATGSDTIIFEDVEIPERYLINFHENGQNPETPILATWHTVVIPALYNAIAHSARDWLIGFLEERVPSALGRPLSTLPRFHTVLGEIDGLLLTNEALLELALTKAENQTLSLSDSGQVKRLVTENAITAVARAVEVTGNPGLSQDNPLERHYRNVLCGRVHTPQADAVLQSAGRTAFSPAI, encoded by the coding sequence ATGACAGAGGCACCCGCTATCAATCTGGATGTTCCAGAAGAGCTCGTGCGTCGATTTGCATCCCGGGCAGCTGAATCGGATCGTTTAGGCGAGATCAACTTTGACAATCTGTCAGACTTACACAAGGCAGGCTATCTTGGCCTAACTTTGCCTCCAAACCGGGGCGGACAAGGCATTACCCTACGCCAGATCACGCAAATTGTATCGCAAGTCGCAAAAGGAGATCCGTCCACCGCGCTGATACTCGCTATGCAGTATTTGCAGACAGTCGCTATTCTGTTGTCAGAAACATGGCCAGATAATGTGCGTGATGAAGTGCTTGATTCCGTCATCCGCTCTGGTGCTCTGGTCAACGCATTGCGGGTCGAACCCGAGCTTGGAACCCCTGCCCGAGGCGGAATACCAGCAACGCGGGTACGTCGCCAAGGGGACCGTTATGTTCTGTCTGGTCGAAAAATCTTCTCAACAGGGTCATCTGCTCTGCATTGGGGCGTCGTATGGGGCGCAACAGAAGAGGAAACACCCCGCGTCGGACAGATTCTCGTCCCCTTGTCTTTACCGGGAATAAGGATTAAAAAAAGCTGGCATCACATGGGAATGCGCGCAACTGGCAGTGATACAATCATCTTTGAAGATGTTGAAATCCCCGAGCGCTATCTGATCAATTTTCACGAAAATGGACAAAACCCGGAAACGCCTATTTTAGCAACATGGCATACTGTTGTTATTCCTGCTCTGTATAACGCAATAGCCCATTCAGCGCGTGACTGGTTAATCGGGTTTCTTGAAGAACGAGTACCTTCGGCCTTGGGCCGCCCTCTTTCCACACTGCCTCGCTTCCATACCGTGCTCGGCGAAATTGACGGACTACTCTTAACCAATGAAGCATTGTTAGAATTGGCCCTGACAAAAGCTGAAAACCAGACACTCAGCCTATCGGACTCAGGCCAGGTCAAAAGACTGGTGACGGAGAATGCCATAACCGCAGTAGCACGCGCAGTTGAAGTGACAGGTAATCCGGGTCTTAGCCAAGATAATCCGTTGGAGCGCCATTATCGCAATGTTTTGTGCGGGCGAGTGCATACACCACAAGCTGATGCCGTATTGCAAAGCGCAGGCCGAACAGCCTTCTCCCCCGCAATCTAA